One genomic window of Falco cherrug isolate bFalChe1 chromosome 20, bFalChe1.pri, whole genome shotgun sequence includes the following:
- the EFTUD2 gene encoding 116 kDa U5 small nuclear ribonucleoprotein component gives MDTDLYDEFGNYIGPELDSDDDDDELGRESKDLDELEDDDDDDDMGDHDEDHPGMEVVLHEDKKYYPTAEEVYGPEVETIVQEEDTQPLTEPIIKPVKTKKFSLMEQTLPVTVYEMDFLADLMDNSELIRNVTLCGHLHHGKTCFVDCLIEQTHPEIRKRYDQDLCYTDILFTEQERGVGIKSTPVTIVLPDTKGKSFLFNIIDTPGHVNFSDEVTAGLRISDGVVLFIDAAEGVMLNTERLIKHAVQERLAVTVCINKIDRLILELKLPPTDAYYKLRHIVDEVNGLISMYSTDENLVLSPLLGNVCFSSSQYSICFTLGSFAKIYADTYGDINYQEFAKRLWGDIYFNPKTRKFTKKAPTSSSQRSFVEFILEPLYKILAQVVGDVDTTLPRTLDELGIHLTKEELKLNIRPLLRLVCKKFFGEFTGFVDMCVQHIPSPKVGAKTKIEHTYTGGVDSDLGEAMSECDPDGPLMCHTTKMYSTDDGVQFHAFGRVLSGTIHAGQPVKVLGENYTLEDEEDSQICTVGRLWISVARYHIEVNRVPAGNWVLIEGVDQPIVKTATVTEPRGNEEAQIFRPLKFNTTSVIKIAVEPVNPSELPKMLDGLRKVNKSYPSLTTKVEESGEHVILGTGELYLDCVMHDLRKMYSEIDIKVADPVVTFCETVVETSSLKCFAETPNKKNKITMIAEPLEKGLAEDIENEVVQITWNRKKLGEFFQTKYDWDLLAARSIWAFGPDATGPNILVDDTLPSEVDKSLLGSVKDSIVQGFQWGTREGPLCDELIRNVKFKILDAVIAQEPLHRGGGQIIPTARRVVYSAFLMATPRLMEPYYFVEVQAPADCVSAVYTVLARRRGHVTQDAPIPGSPLYTIKAFIPAIDSFGFETDLRTHTQGQAFSLSVFHHWQIVPGDPLDKSIVIRPLEPQPAPHLAREFMIKTRRRKGLSEDVSISKFFDDPMLLELAKQDVVLNYPM, from the exons ATGGACACCGACCTGTACGACGAGTTTGGGAACTACATCGGGCCAGAGCTGGACTCGGACGATGACGACGACGAGCTGGGCAGAGAGTCCAAAGACCTGGACGAG CTTGAGGATGATGACGATGATGATGATATGGGGGACCATGATGAGGACCACCCTGGGATGGAGGTGGTGCTGCATGAGGATAAGAAATACTATCCCACCGCTGAGGAGGTCTATGGGCCTGAAGTAGAGACAATAGTACAAGAGGAAGACACGCAGCCTCTCACTG agCCTATTATTAAacctgtgaaaacaaaaaaattctctctGATGGAACAGACGTTACCGGTCACTGTCTACGAGATGGA TTTCCTGGCAGATCTGATGGACAACTCAGAGCTAATTCGAAATGTGACTCTGTGTGGGCACCTTCACCACGGCAAG ACTTGTTTTGTTGACTGCCTGATAGAACAGACACACCCAGAAATCCGGAAGCGCTACGACCAGGAC CTTTGCTACACTGATATATTGTTCACAGAGCAAGAG agGGGAGTAGGGATCAAGAGCACACCAGTGACAATTGTTCTGCCGGAcaccaagggaaagtcttttCTCTTCAACATCATCGACACTCCAG GTCACGTCAATTTTTCTGATGAGGTGACAGCTGGCCTTCGTATTTCGGATGGCGTTGTGCTTTTCATTGATGCGGCTGAGGGG GTAATGCTGAACACGGAGAGGCTGATCAAGCACGCGGTGCAGGAAAGGCTAGCAGTGACCGTGTGCATCAACAAGATAGACCGACTGATCCTGGAGCTGAAATTGCCCCCTACGGATGCTTACTACAAACTCAGACATATCGTAGACGAAGTTAATGGTCTGATCAG CATGTATTCTACCGATGAGAACCTCGTTCTGTCTCCCCTTCTGGGGAATGTGTGTTTCTCCAGTTCACAGTACAGCATCTGCTTCACGCTGGGATCTTTTGCAAAGATTTATGCAGATACATATG gCGATATCAATTATCAGGAGTTTGCAAAGCGGCTTTGGGGTGACATCTACTTCAACCCGAAGAC CCGCAAGTTCACTAAAAAGGCCCCAACGAGCAGTTCCCAGCGCAGTTTTGTGGAGTTCATTCTGGAGCCCCTGTACAAGATCTTGGCTCAG GTGGTGGGGGACGTGGACACAACCCTACCCAGGACTCTGGATGAACTTGGCATCCACCTGACCAAAGAGGAATTGAAATTGAACATCCGACCCCTCCTGCGGCTTGTCTGCAAGAAGTTCTTTGGGGAATTCACAG GCTTTGTGGACATGTGTGTGCAGCATATCCCCTCCCCGAAGGTGGGAGCCAAGACAAAAATCGAGCATACCTACACTGGTGGTGTCGACTCTGATCTAGGGGAGGCCATGAGTGAATGCGACCCTGAT GGTCCACTGATGTGTCACACAACAAAAATGTACAGCACAGACGATGGTGTTCAGTTCCATGCCTTTGGCAGAGTGCTCAGTGGTACCATCcatgctgggcagcctgtgaaGGTCCTTGGAGAAAACTATACCTTGGAAGATGAGGAGGATTCCCAGATCTGCACCGTTGGACGCCTCTGGATCTCGGTTGCAAG GTATCACATAGAGGTAAACCGGGTTCCTGCTGGCAACTGGGTGCTGATTGAGGGAGTGGACCAGCCCATAGTGAAGACTGCAACGGTCACGGAGCCTCGGGGCAATGAAGAG GCTCAGATCTTCCGTCCTCTGAAGTTCAACACCACATCTGTTATCAAAATAGCTGTAGAGCCAGTCAACCCCTCAGAGCTCCCCAAAATGTTGGATGGTCTCCGCAAAGTCAACAAGAGTTACCCCTCACTTACTACTAAG GTGGAAGAGTCTGGGGAGCATGTGATCCTGGGGACGGGGGAGCTCTACCTGGACTGTGTGATGCACGATCTACGGAAGATGTATTCAGAGATTGATATCAAG GTCGCCGATCCAGTTGTGACATTCTGTGAGACAGTGGTGGAGACATCCTCCCTGAAGTGCTTTGCTGAGACACCCAACAAGAA GAACAAGATCACAATGATTGCTGAGCCTCTGGAGAAGGGGCTCGCAGAGGACATTGAAAATGAAGTAGTCCAGATAACGTGGAACAG AAAGAAGCTGGGTGAATTTTTCCAGACCAAATACGACTGGGATTTGCTGGCTGCCCGTTCCATCTGGGCCTTTGGGCCAGACGCCACTGGCCCAAACATCCTGGTAGATGATACGCTGCCCTCAGAG GTGGACAAGTCGCTGCTGGGCTCTGTGAAGGACAGCATTGTGCAGGGATTTCAGTGGGGGACGAGGGAAGGGCCTCTCTGTGATGAAT TGATCCGCAATGTGAAGTTTAAGATCCTGGATGCAGTGATCGCTCAGGAGCCCTTGCATCGGGGTGGAGGACAGATCATCCCAACAGCCCGGAGAGTGGTGTATTCCGCTTTCCTGATG GCCACCCCTCGCTTGATGGAGCCCTACTACTTTGTGGAGGTGCAGGCTCCTGCCGACTGCGTGTCTGCGGTGTACACAGTCCTGGCCAGACGGAG AGGCCATGTGACGCAAGATGCTCCCATCCCGGGCTCTCCTCTCTACACCATCAAGGCCTTTATCCCAGCCATTGATTCTTTTGGGTTCGAGACAGACTTGAGGACCCACACGCAGGGACAAGCCTTCTCGCTGTCTGTCTTCCACCACTGGCAG ATTGTGCCTGGTGACCCCTTGGACAAGAGCATTGTCATCCGACCCCTggagccccagccagccccacatcTGGCTAGAGAGTTCATGATCAAGACCAGGCGTAGGAAG GGCTTGAGCGAGGATGTGAGCATCAGCAAGTTCTTCGATGACCCTATGTTGCTGGAGCTGGCCAAGCAAGATGTCGTTCTCAACTACCCCATGTGA